In Toxotes jaculatrix isolate fToxJac2 chromosome 12, fToxJac2.pri, whole genome shotgun sequence, the following are encoded in one genomic region:
- the LOC121190441 gene encoding transcriptional regulator ATRX-like isoform X1 → MLSNTTNKLNVLVNKLHEYLAHSTVEDSNGTPASEDVDGLTNRSCPVGNSIGQTAAEAGVDTKYSRRKPSVVTKHSGLDESGDSNASEDVDLPVNANGHPDITRLPKGTVLVRPEPVDNARDDFRGPEFRSRKSSTLRKEFSRRRRAVEHIGIVSCTACGRQVNHFQRDSFYRHPVLKVLICKSCYKYYLSDDISKDGDGMDEQCRWCAEGGNLICCDFCSNAFCKKCILRNLGRKELSGILESKWYCYVCNPEPLLDLVMACDGVLENMERLWRQQRKRNRAEPEKSGLYGMLPHLPQNIPLDKWDHTGMDGNVVFNYNKLQISKDLTKKAKHLVDSTNSLNRTFINFIHAVTTNKQTPSVRHLYLKSFLSVIKGLRKSLTVLEDSLKEEFSDLDVFNCWEKFLSDDVDAQPVADTELDISDERSLTDLQKLAAEHMEDDDSDSKGFIDGRSALDCPGEDMDSDSHEARERTQKICPKPPYAGVNMTKKLIVKLTPVPMEREFSSHAPKMEEDIHTKNKKPKEKDASEVKETGGVCAKNESKMSNDNSGASVHLEEEQGNRRSPRVKTTPLRRPSDVKAKASLSAADSDSDSDPEEAPSTVPAKNTEEQSLSRARDDSDSDEVPPALLERAAMTQSSDEPQSDEDGGKASTKVTKKCLFWLTKNTPISPEKMRRKRKMLDCSPESDSSDRIVKARRESGTDSSSDDQDSQKKIQQLNTLRSIGKPHLIKREKESVARKRGRVRAGKSKTKSRRDAIESTSSSSEDEHDDDSGSDASDQKMKPITEDVALLGAAAFHQSSGDEEQSGPSWAAEDDDDPENRIAKKMLLAQIKANYSSGDDISSDEETQEDESESEGDKEVKQGNEDNGTDENGEDLASESSDNTSNGPNSRHHLLHHKLTLDEGTSSDKGTAEGEAGKQQSKKGASSKHLSSDSESGDECIELDLDDLGLSEELSQSEDEEQFKSSRLSTKTKEASCSYEEKKQVPCILLSDSNSEKSDQESRDEEIDNKGTPKRRKRIRKIIEDMNLRAETQEALREEEERCKRLADRDHQMEDWRVISVIGDELSQVLCPITTKLILDQNEETKEPLVQVHENLVRRLKPHQVDGVQFIWNSCCESVKKANSSPGSGCILAHCMGLGKTLQVVTFLHTVLLSTNLKFRTALVVCPLNTILNWASEFKKWQDSMGEDKVKVSKQLKKCYILCFRCFMSHPSHDVHKHTPVSSYCSNTIMLQVTELATIKHLRERIRSLQRWHTDGGVLIIGYEMYRILSAAKKIKNDEWKKELKNILVDPGPDFVVCDEGHILRNDASNISKAMNAIKTRRRVVLTGTPLQNSLVEYHCMVSFIKKNLLGSLGEFRNRFINPIQNGQCADSTPKDVRIMKKRAHVLHAVLAGCVQRRDYSELTQFLPPKHEYVLAVRVSPLQYELYRYYLDHVTGVGSVANRAKMKTGANLFKDFQVLSQIWTHPWCLQLNYISKENKGYFEKKTQAKAAAQLRNEEATVSESGLRQNEGTEGNNPNNSTEGSDVSKGAADVEGEKATVSSRSQSPDEGWYKNLLTEGDAKILEHSGKMVILFEILRMAEDLDDKVLVFSQSLISLDLIEDFLEASHHARDPSSFKAGSWIKNVDYYRLDGSTTAMLRKKWADEFNNATNLRGRLFLISTRAGSLGINLVAANRVIIFDASWNPSYDIQSIYRVYRFGQLKQVFVYRFLAQGTMEEKIYDRQVTKQSLSYRVVDQQQIERHFTLHELTELYTFEPDLLNDPNSKKSKRTTSVLPKDKVLTQLLQTCKDQIVSYHEHESLLDHKQEEELSEAERRAAWAEYEAESSTASISVSSSQDSLDMKTNEQLLELLNKCRANVSEAFMSMQRIRSHSIEDYISQVRQQYPDLPKDHIKVKADIWRLWDEKERERRQAFYRDVLAQQQSLTFSIQAILNSRRNQVMQTSVALVDQPGQT, encoded by the exons ATGCTCAG CAACACTACCAACAAGCTGAATGTACTGGTCAACAAGCTGCACGAATACTTGGCTCACTCCACAGTTGAAGACAGCAATGGCACGCCAGCCTCAGAGGATGTTGATG GTCTGACAAACCGGAGCTGCCCTGTGGGAAACTCAATaggtcaaactgcagcagag GCAGGAGTGGATACCAAGTACTCAAGGAG AAAACCCTCTGTTGTCACAAAGCACTCTGGTCTGGATGAATCTGGGGACTCAAATGCAAGTGAGGACGTGGATTTACCCGTCAACGCAAATGGTCACCCTGATATCACTAGACTGCCCAAAG GCACTGTATTGGTCAGGCCCGAACCTGTTGATAATGCAAGAGATGACTTCAGGGGTCCTGAGTTCCGCAGTCGGAAATCGAGCACACTGCGGAAGGAGTTCTCGAGAAGACGTCGAG CAGTTGAACACATAGGAATTGTCAGCTGCACCGCGTGTGGCCGACAAGTAAACCACTTCCAGAGAGATTCCTTCTACCGGCATCCAGTTCTGAAAGTACTTATTTGCAAG TCTTGCTACAAGTACTACTTAAGTGACGACATCAGTAAGGATGGAGATGGAATGGATGAGCAGTGCAG ATGGTGTGCAGAAGGAGGCAACTTGATCTGTTGTGACTTCTGTAGTAATGCCTTCTGCAAGAAGTGTATTCTGAGAAATTTGGGAAGGAAGGAGCTGTCTGGTATCTTGGAGAGCAAATGGTACTGCTACGTGTGTAACCCGGAGCCCCTTTTGGACCTGGTGATGGCCTGTGACGGTGTCCTCGAGAACATGGAGCGTCTGTGGCGTCAGCAGCGCAAAAGGAACCGAGCGGAGCCAGAGAAATCCGGACTTTATGGCATGTTGCCACACTTGCCACAGAACATTCCTTTGGATAAGTGGGATCACACTGGAATGGATGGTAATGTGGTGTTCAACTATAACAAACTGCAGATTTCCAAGGACTTGACCAAAAAGGCCAAACATTTAGTGGACTCAACAAACAGCTTAAACCGAACATTTATCAATTTCATTCATGCtgtgacaacaaacaaacaaactcccAGTGTTCGCCATCTGTATCTAAAGTCTTTTTTGTCAGTAATTAAAGGCTTGCGAAAATCACTTACCGTACTTGAGGACAGCCTCAAGGAAGAATTCAGTGACTTGGATGTATTTAACTGTTGGGAAAAGTTCCTCAGTGATGACGTTGATGCGCAACCTGtagcagacacagagctggatatcTCTGATGAAAGAAGCTTGACTGACTTGCAGAAACTGGCAGCTGAACATATGGAAGATGATGATTCTGACTCCAAGGGCTTCATAGATGGGAGAAGTGCACTTGACTGCCCTGGGGAGGACATGGATTCAGACTCACATGAAGCCAGAGAGAGGACACAAAAGATTTGCCCGAAGCCCCCTTACGCAGGGGTCAACATGACTAAAAAACTAATAGTGAAACTTACACCTGTACCTATGGAGCGGGAGTTTTCCTCTCATGCCccaaagatggaggaggacatTCACACGAAGAATAAAAAGCCAAAGGAAAAAGATGCATCGGAAGTAAAGGAgacaggtggtgtgtgtgcgaAAAATGAAAGCAAGATGAGCAATGACAACTCTGGTGCATCTGTACACCTGGAAGAGGAACAAGGCAATAGACGGTCTCCTCGCGTGAAGACGACACCTTTGCGTCGTCCAAGTGACGTCAAGGCCAAAGCGTCTCTTTCAGCAGCcgacagtgacagtgactctGACCCTGAGGAAGCCCCCAGCACAGTACCTgccaaaaacactgaagaacaaAGTCTAAGCAGAGCAAGAGACGACTCCGACTCAGATGAAGTCCCTCCAGCTCTGCTTGAACGAGCAGCTATGACACAAAGCTCCGATGAACCCCAGAGTGACGAGGATGGTGGAAAAGCGTCAACTAAGGTCACCAAGAAATGCCTCTTCTGGCTCACAAAGAACACCCCGATCTCACCGGAGAAGATGCGCCGCAAACGCAAGATGCTGGACTGCTCTCCCGAGTCTGACTCAAGTGACAGAATAGTCAAAGCTCGAAGGGAAAGTGGGACAGATTCCTCTAGTGATGATCAAGACTCAcagaagaaaatacaacagTTGAATACGCTGAGGTCAATAGGGAAGCCTCACCTCAtcaaaagagagaaggaaagtgtGGCAAGAAAACGGGGGAGGGTACGAGCAGGGAAGTCTAAGACTAAATCTCGTCGGGACGCAATCGAGTCGACATCCTCATCGAGTGAAGATGAACACGATGACGACTCCGGGAGTGACGCAAGTGATCAGAAGATGAAGCCGATCACCGAAGATGTGGCCTTACTCGGGGCAGCGGCGTTCCATCAGTCGTCAG GAGATGAGGAGCAGTCTGGGCCCTCGTGGGCAgcagaagatgatgatgatccagAAAATAG AATCGCTAAGAAAATGCTGTTGGCCCAAATCAAAGCCAACTACTCCTCGGGTGATGATATCTCTTCAGAtgaggaaacacaggaggaTGAATCCGAGTCGGAGGGTGACAAGGAGGTCAAACAAGGCAACGAGGATAACGGAACAGATGAAAATg GGGAGGACTTGGCTTCCGAATCATCTGACAACACATCCAATGGGCCCAACTCCAGGCACCATCTGCTCCACCACAAGCTCACCTTAGATGAGGGAACATCAAGTGACAAGGGCACAGCAGAGGGTGAAGCAGGAAAGCAGCAGAGCAAGAAAGGAGCCAGCAGCAAACACCTGAGCT CTGATAGTGAAAGTGGTGATGAGTGTATAGAGTTGGACCTAGATGACCTGGGATTGAGTGAGGAGCTGAGTCAGTCGGAGGATGAAGAACAGTTCAAAAG CTCCAGATTATCCACTAAAACGAAGGAAGCGTCCTGTAGTTACGAAGAGAAGAAGCAAGTGCCCTGCATTTTGTTGTCTGACTCCAACAGTGAAAAG AGTGATCAAGAGAGTAGAGATGAGGAGATCGACAATAAAGGCACGCCCAAAAGACGTAAAAGGATCCGCAAAATCATTGAAGACATGAATCTCCGTGCTGAGACCCAGGAAGCACtgcgagaggaggaggagagatgcaAACGGTTGGCTGATCGGGATCATCAGATGGAGGACTGGAGAGTG ATAAGTGTTATAGGGGATGAGCTGTCCCAAGTGCTGTGTCCCATCACCACCAAGCTGATCTTGGATCAGAATGAGGAGACAAAGGAGCCTCTCGTTCAGGTGCACGAGAACCTGGTGAGGAGACTGAAGCCTCACCAGGTGGACG GTGTCCAGTTTATCTGGAACAGTTGTTGTGAGTCTGTGAAGAAGGCCAACTCTTCCCCAGGATCAGGCTGTATCTTGGCACACTGCATGGGCCTGGGGAAGACTCTGCAG GTGGTAACGTTCCTCCACACGGTGCTGCTGTCAACAAACCTGAAATTTAGAACAGCCCTGGTTGTGTGTCCACTTAATACGATCCTCAACTGGGCCAGCGAGTTCAAGAAATGGCAAGACAGCATGGGAGAGGACAAAGTCAAGGTTTCAAAGCAATTAAAAAAGTGTTACATTTTGTGCTTCAGATGCTTTATGTCTCACCCTTCGCAtgatgtgcacaaacacacgcctGTGAGCAGTTATTGTTCAAACACAATTATGTTACAGGTTACAGAACTGGCTACAATAAAGCATCTTCGCGAACGAATTAGATCTCTGCAGAGGTGGCACACAGACGGGGGTGTTTTGATAATTGGGTATGAGATGTACCGCATCCTGTCAGCGGCCAAGAAAATCAAGAATGATGAGTGGAAGAAGGAGCTAAAGAACATACTGGTGGATCCAG GCCCAGACTTTGTGGTTTGTGACGAGGGGCACATCCTGCGCAATGATGCATCCAATATCTCCAAAGCTATGAACGCCATCAAGACCCGACGAAGAGTGGTGCTAACAGGCACGCCGCTGCAAAACAGCCTGGTTGAGT ACCACTGCATGGTCAGTTTCATTAAGAAGAATCTTCTGGGATCACTGGGCGAATTCAGAAACCGCTTCATCAACCCCATACAGAACGGCCAGTGCGCTGACTCCACGCCAAAAGACGTCCGAATCATGAAGAAGCGAGCACATGTACTTCATGCAGTGTTGGCTGGATGtgtgcag AGAAGAGATTACTCTGAGCTGACTCAGTTTCTGCCTCCCAAACACGAGTACGTGTTGGCAGTGAGGGTTTCCCCGCTTCAGTATGAGTTGTACCGCTACTACCTCGACCATGTCACTG GTGTGGGTTCTGTGGCTAACAGAGCAAAGATGAAGACCGGAGCAAACCTGTTCAAGGACTTTCAGGTGCTCAGCCAAATTTGGACTCATCCCTGGTGCCTCCAGCTCAACTACatcagcaaagaaaacaag GGATATTTTGAAAAGAAGACTCAAGCTAAAGCGGCAGCTCAGCTGAGAAATGAGGAAGCCACTGTGTCTGAGAG TGGACTGAGACAGAATGAAGGAACAGAAGGGAACAACCCCAACAACAGTACAGAGGGTAGTGATGTGTCCAAAGGTGCTGCAGATGTGGAAG GAGAGAAAGCGACCGTTAGCTCGAGGTCTCAGAGTCCAGATGAAGGCTGGTACAAGAATCTGTTGACTGAGGGGGATGCCAAAATCCTGGAGCACTCAGGGAAGATGGTGATCTTGTTCGAGATCCTCAGAATGGCAGAGGACCTGGACGATAAAGT gcTTGTGTTCAGTCAGTCCTTGATCTCATTAGACTTAATTGAGGATTTCCTTGAGGCTTCTCACCATGCCAGAGACCCATCATCATTcaaag CAGGTAGCTGGATCAAGAATGTTGATTACTATCGTCTCGACGGCTCCACCACTGCTATGCTCAGGAAGAAATGGGCAGATGAGTTCAACAATGCTACCAACTTGCG CGGACGATTGTTTCTCATCTCGACGAGAGCCGGCTCTCTGGGCATCAACCTGGTGGCTGCCAACAGGGTCATCATCTTTGATGCCTCATGGAATCCTTCATATGACATACAGAGCATTTACAGGGTGTACCGCTTCGGTCAGCTGAAACAGGTGTTTGTGTACCGCTTCTTGGCTCAG GGCACCATGGAGGAGAAGATCTATGATCGTCAGGTGACCAAGCAGTCTTTGTCCTATCGAGTGGTGGATCAGCAGCAGATTGAGAGGCACTTCACCCTTCATGAACTGACTGAACTTTACACATTTGAGCCAGACCTGCTGAATGACCCAAACTCGAAGAAAAGCAAGAGAACCACCTCTGTTTTGCCAAAG GATAAGGTCCTGACGCAGCTATTGCAAACCTGTAAAGACCAGATAGTGTCTTACCATGAGCATGAATCTCTGCTGGACCATAAACAAGAGGAGGAGCTCAGTGAAGCAGAACGCAGAGCTGCCTGGGCTGAGTACGAggctgag tcaaGCACAGCCAGCATCTCAGTCAGCTCGAGCCAGGACAGTTTGGATATGAAGACCAATGAACAGCTACTG GAATTGCTTAACAAGTGCAGAGCAAATGTATCAGAGGCCTTCATGTCCATGCAGAGGATCAGGTCTCACTCCATTGAGGACTACATATCACAAGTG cgGCAACAGTATCCTGACCTGCCTAAAGACCACATTAAGGTCAAGGCTGATATTTGGAGACTGTGGGAtgagaaggagagggagcgTAGACAGGCCTTTTATCGAGACGTCCTCGCACAGCAGCAATCG CTCACATTCAGCATTCAGGCCATACTGAACAGTCGAAGAAATCAAGTGATGCAGACTTCTGTGGCCTTGGTGGACCAGCCTGGACAGACTTGA